In Roseofilum reptotaenium CS-1145, the DNA window TTGGTCTAAGCTCAATACTAAACAAACACTCATTCAAGTTATTTGGAGTCCTAATAAATCATGAAAAACCAACTCGTTGCTTCTATCGCTGTTCTTCCCTTAACCGTTGCTGGTGTTATGGCTACTTCCAGTGCTGCCAATGCTTTCAGCTCTACTCAATTCAGCGGTGGTTTTGGTATCGACGGTCTAACGAGTGTTACCTTAACTAAAGATGCACTAGACTTTAATAATGAACCCTTCACTCCTGTGGCTCTGACAACTCAGGAAGGTGTTTTTGCTCCATTCCAAACTGCACAAATCCAGGAAGTCGTTAGCTTTAGTGGTGATATCTATGAAAATCCTTTCCTAGATTTCGGGACGAAAACTCCTTTTGAGGTGGCCATGGGTGATGTTGGGGAAATTACTGACGGAGCTAACGTCTTCATCTTAGAGAATGCTGAATATGATATTAAGCAAAGTGGTGCTAATATCGCTATTGATGTAGCACTTTTTGGCACCTTTGACATTGGTGGGGAAACAACGAAGGGGGCAGGTAACCTGACTTTCCAACAGAACAATATGACAGTTGATGAGGCTTGGGCTATTCTCAATTCTGGTGGTTCAATTGATGATATGGCTCTAAGTGGTGCTGTATTTACTGCTGTACCTGAACCTGCAACTCTCCTGGGTCTTGGTCTAGTTGGTGCAGCCTTAGTTGGTACTCGTCGTCGCCAAAATGGATAAGGTGTAAAAGAAAAGAAGGGTTATAGTCATTTCAATTAAGGTTGATACACTAAGATCTATCTGCAAGAAGGGGATCTGTAGGGGCAAATGGTTGTTTGCCCCTACAATCATATCTG includes these proteins:
- a CDS encoding PEP-CTERM sorting domain-containing protein, whose translation is MKNQLVASIAVLPLTVAGVMATSSAANAFSSTQFSGGFGIDGLTSVTLTKDALDFNNEPFTPVALTTQEGVFAPFQTAQIQEVVSFSGDIYENPFLDFGTKTPFEVAMGDVGEITDGANVFILENAEYDIKQSGANIAIDVALFGTFDIGGETTKGAGNLTFQQNNMTVDEAWAILNSGGSIDDMALSGAVFTAVPEPATLLGLGLVGAALVGTRRRQNG